The following are from one region of the Luteimonas sp. MC1572 genome:
- a CDS encoding S46 family peptidase, translated as MWVPQQLPEIAGPLKKAGLKLNATQLADLTGDPLGAVVSLGGCTASFVSPQGLVATNHHCAYGAIQLNSTPENNLMRDGFYAAALGDELSAGPTSRIYALEAIEDVTERVQAAVAAAPDAIGRTKALDAIEKSLVAACEADAGYRCRLYSFAGGNTYRLFKNIEIRDVRLVYAPQGSIGAYGGEIDNWMWPRHTGDFAFYRAYVGKDGKPAAYAEDNVPFQPKRWLKFAERPLGAGDFVMVAGYPGRTARYALASEFQATQDWTYPTISRHYKALQALVAEAGKSDPDIEVKYASTMRGWENVYKNYDGQLAGFERTGALATKQRVEAEVLAWAAAQGESGKPAIAAHARLLELEATSNATRERDLVFGQFNGTGLLSAAIRSYRLAIEREKPDAEREQGYQERDLPTLEGAIRQMDRRYVTGMDRALQQYWLDAYVKLPANQRIEALDTWLGGTDAKAITRTLDRVNRSELTNADARMTWLKADRKTFERSKDPAIRYAVAVMPTLLALEAERKTQAGDALQARPVFLRAIADYKASKGEFVYPDANSSLRITFGNVKPYTKLDGTPQQPFTRLEEVAAKATGEEPFDAPPALLEAIAEKRYGGLADRRLKTVPVNFLSDLDITGGNSGSPVLDARGQLVGLAFDGNWESVASNWVFDPVMTRMISVDQRYMRWVMQEVYPAPRVLAELGLTPKP; from the coding sequence ATGTGGGTGCCGCAGCAACTGCCGGAGATCGCCGGACCGCTGAAGAAGGCTGGCCTGAAGCTCAACGCCACGCAGCTCGCCGACCTGACCGGCGACCCGCTGGGCGCCGTGGTCTCGCTGGGCGGCTGCACCGCGAGCTTCGTCTCGCCGCAGGGCCTGGTGGCCACCAACCACCACTGCGCCTATGGCGCGATCCAGCTCAACTCGACGCCAGAGAACAACCTGATGCGCGACGGCTTCTACGCCGCCGCCCTCGGTGACGAGCTGAGCGCGGGCCCGACCTCGCGCATCTACGCGCTGGAGGCGATCGAGGACGTCACCGAACGCGTCCAGGCTGCCGTGGCCGCCGCGCCGGACGCGATCGGCCGCACCAAGGCGCTCGATGCCATCGAAAAGTCGCTGGTCGCTGCCTGCGAAGCCGACGCCGGCTACCGCTGCCGGCTGTACAGCTTTGCCGGCGGCAATACCTACCGCCTGTTCAAGAACATCGAGATCCGCGACGTGCGCCTGGTGTACGCGCCGCAGGGCAGCATCGGTGCCTACGGCGGCGAGATCGACAACTGGATGTGGCCGCGCCACACCGGCGACTTCGCGTTCTACCGCGCCTACGTCGGCAAGGACGGCAAGCCGGCCGCCTACGCCGAAGACAACGTGCCGTTCCAGCCCAAGCGCTGGCTGAAGTTCGCCGAGCGGCCGCTGGGCGCCGGTGACTTCGTGATGGTGGCCGGCTACCCGGGCCGCACCGCGCGCTACGCGCTGGCCAGCGAGTTCCAGGCCACCCAGGACTGGACGTACCCGACCATCAGCCGCCACTACAAGGCCCTGCAGGCGCTCGTGGCCGAGGCCGGCAAGTCCGACCCGGACATCGAGGTGAAGTACGCCAGCACCATGCGCGGCTGGGAAAACGTCTACAAGAACTACGACGGCCAGCTGGCCGGCTTCGAGCGCACGGGTGCGCTGGCCACCAAGCAGAGGGTCGAGGCGGAGGTGCTGGCCTGGGCCGCCGCGCAGGGCGAGTCAGGCAAGCCGGCGATCGCGGCACACGCGCGCCTGCTCGAGCTCGAAGCCACCAGCAACGCCACGCGCGAACGCGACCTGGTGTTCGGCCAGTTCAACGGCACCGGCCTGCTGTCGGCGGCGATCCGCAGCTACCGCCTGGCGATCGAGCGCGAGAAGCCCGACGCCGAGCGCGAGCAGGGTTACCAGGAGCGCGACCTGCCGACGCTGGAGGGCGCCATCCGCCAGATGGACCGCCGCTACGTGACCGGCATGGACCGCGCCCTGCAGCAGTACTGGCTGGATGCGTACGTGAAACTGCCGGCCAACCAGCGCATCGAGGCGCTGGATACCTGGCTCGGCGGCACCGACGCCAAGGCGATCACGCGCACCCTGGACCGCGTCAACCGCAGCGAGCTGACCAATGCCGATGCTCGGATGACCTGGCTCAAGGCCGATCGCAAGACCTTCGAGCGCAGCAAGGATCCGGCGATCCGCTACGCGGTGGCGGTCATGCCGACGCTGCTGGCCCTCGAGGCCGAGCGCAAGACGCAGGCGGGCGACGCGCTGCAGGCGCGCCCGGTGTTCCTGCGGGCGATCGCCGACTACAAGGCCAGCAAGGGCGAGTTCGTCTATCCCGACGCCAACTCCTCGCTGCGCATCACCTTCGGCAACGTCAAGCCGTACACCAAGCTCGACGGCACGCCGCAGCAGCCGTTCACCAGGCTCGAAGAGGTGGCCGCCAAGGCCACCGGCGAAGAGCCCTTCGACGCGCCACCCGCGCTGCTCGAGGCGATCGCCGAAAAGCGCTACGGCGGCCTGGCCGACCGTCGCCTGAAGACGGTGCCGGTGAATTTCCTGTCCGACCTCGACATCACCGGCGGCAATTCCGGCTCGCCGGTGCTCGACGCGCGCGGCCAGCTGGTGGGCCTGGCGTTCGACGGCAACTGGGAGTCAGTGGCGTCCAACTGGGTGTTCGACCCGGTGATGACGCGCATGATCTCGGTGGACCAGCGCTACATGCGCTGGGTGATGCAGGAGGTCTATCCGGCGCCGCGCGTGCTGGCGGAGCTCGGCCTGACGCCCAAGCCGTGA